Below is a window of Coriobacterium glomerans PW2 DNA.
ATCATGCTCGCCCTCAACCTCTTCGGTCTATAACGGCTTCTGAGCAGAGGGCATCATTGCGATTCCCGCACCGACCAGAGCAACGAAGGCACCCAAGATCGTTACGAAGTAGACCTGATTGCCCAATGCCGGAACCAGCCAATCAATGAGAACCGAGCCGATCAGTTGACCCGCTGTTGAGGCCAAGCCTAAAAGGAGTAAACCTAATCCGCGTACCAGCAAAGCCATCAACGCAATTGAAAGAAGCCCCAAGGGACCACCCAGGTACATCCACCAATCACTTGGAAGGCCCGGCGTCACCTGCCCCATGGCAAAGCGGACAAGCAATACGGAAGCCAAGATGCAAAAGCCGACTAAGAAGTTCCACGTTATGGAGACCAACATGGAACCCGTCTCTCTTGCAACGGCGGAGTTGCCCGCTGGCTGCCAACCTGCTAGCAGACCTGCCAAGAATGGAAGCACGGCCAGCGCAATTACTTTTGGCATCTGCCAGTTGGGAAGCACGACCAGCACTGTTGCAACAATAGCCAGAATTGCTCCCAGGACCCTCGGGATACTGAACGGTTGCTTGGAATCGACACCGATTCCCAATCGATCGCAGGCAAGACCTGATATCACCATTCCTGATATCAACGTGGTTTGGAAGGTTGCAACACCCAAGACGGAAGCCGTCGCCCCTTCCGAGAAGACAACCATCGCACCACAGCATCCCGCAACCCAGTTCCACCATGGAATTCGATGTGCAGTGATCTTATGCGGTATCGAGGCGAATCCTTTTCTGGTGGATCCCTGAGAAAGGATGATGATCGTCATCACGACCAGCCCGGAGGCAAATGATACGACTGCGGAAAGATTTCCGTCCCCGAGCTCCTTTCCGACTTGTCCATTTACTGCCGACTGCATCGGTGACAGCATGCCTGCCAGAACCGTTGCTATGAACAGCAATGGAACTACAACGGTCCTCTCCGCGCTTTTCTGGGGCATCATTCTTTTTCACCCTCGCTTTGGTCTAACAAGATTGAGCCGGATAGTAGAAGACCTTTATTCAGATATACTTCCGGAGAGCCAATCGATGCATCGAGAGAAAAACCTCCCATAATGCTGCCAATCCATGAAGTCTCGGGAAGCCCAATGCGGCGCGATGTCTGTTGCGTATGCTAGCGTGCGCCCCTTTTTCGGATTGCCGACCACCAGCAGCGGATCGGATTCAACCGTCATCAGAGTTTTGGATTCATTCTTCGCAATGAGCTTTTGGTAACCGAGAATCGGCGGAAATTCGCCGAGCCCATCGGTAATAGCATTGGCTTCAACCGGTTTTGGTCTTAATCCCTCCGGGGCCTCGATACGATCGTCACAAGGCTGTATCTGCACCGGCAGAATATCCTCGATTGGCGTGCCATGATAATGAGCTTTTCCCTCGAATCCAGCGAAGGAAAGGTATCCCCCTGCCATCATCAAAGACCCGCCAGCCTCTACCCATTGCTTCAAAAGATTCATTCGATTAACCGACGGAATCCCTTTTGCAAACACATCGTCAGAAAGTGCTAATGAGTTCGATCCAATATCTGATAGCAATACCACATCATATTGATCTAGCTCACCTTTGGTCCATGGAAATTTTTCAGGAACGTCATGTGCAAGCAAGTGCGTAACAGTGTGTCCCTGTTGACGAAGAGAACCGAGTAAAGCCGAACATCCGATCTCCAGTTTTGTATTTGTGAACGAATCGCAGCCTTTGTACTCCGTTGTGGCTGTTATCCAAGATTCACCGGCTAGAAGGACTTTTGCCATGTTGTTTCCTCCTGTGCTAGTCTCTGTTTCCGTCCGATCCAGTTAATGCGTAGCACTGCACCTAGCAACCTGTAATCGCAACGCATCAATTCGGTCATCCATCTTGAACATGCGCATTCGCGACGATTCCGCATCTTGTACGTCCCAGTTGCTCTCAGATAAAGCGCTTTATCAATGCTTGAAGTGATTCTAGCATCTCTCCTAAACAGATAAAGCGCTTTATCACCTCTGTCGACAAGCGGTTGGTTTTCCCCTCTAACCGGTTTTCGCCGCACCAATCAGAGTGACATGAGACGTGTATTGCCTCTATCAGGTGCTCCGCGATACCGCCAACCGTGCTTTCGCCTCGGAATTAAACCTACATACATGTGGATTGTCGGCTCCGCCCTCAAATCGCTGCCGATCGTTCGCCTTCACAATATTGTCAGCTTGCAAGGACTTTTGAGATCGCACTGATTTATGCATCGGAGCACGAGTCTCGCGAAGCACGAAGCCCAGATATGCACGTAAAAAGTATGTTATTGATCTGAACGCCCGCCATGAAACAAACGGCGCCCGATCATACAGATGCAGCGACGCTTGCAGTCAGCATTTGCTACGCCTCGGGCCGCATGTGCGGGAAGAGCAGGACGTCTCGAATGCTTGCGGAATTCGTCAGCAGCATGACCACCCTGTCGACGCCGATGCCGATGCCGCCGGCGGGCGGCATGCCGTACTCGAGCGCCCGAATGAAGTCAGCATCGTACTCCATCGCCTCATCGTCCCCGGACGCCTTCTCCTCGACCTGTCTTCTGAAGCGCTCCGCCTGATCCACCGGGTCATTCAGCTCTGAAAAGGCATTGGCGTACTCATGACCTGCGATGACCAGCTCGAAGCGGTGCGTAAGCCTTGGATCGTCTCTTCGACGCTTTGCTAGAGGCGAGACTTCGACGGGATAGTCGCACACAAAGGTCGGATCGATGATCGTCGGCTCACCGATCTCGTCGTAGAGCTCGGCTATGAGCCTGCCCGCTGTCCACTCGGCCTCGACCTCGATGCCGTGCGCTGCGGCATGCGCGCGCAGCTCCTCGACTCTTGTGTCGAGGCTGACCGGTGATCCGAGAGCCTCCGATACGATCTCTGCCATGGGACGACTCACCCACGTTCCCGACAGGTCGATCGCGCGCCCTTGGTAATCGATCCGCTCGGAGCTGTTCACCGCAGCGTTAGCGGCCTTGATGACTCCTTGCGCCAGCGCCTTCATCCCCTCGAGATCTGAATATGCTCGGTACGCCTCCATCGTGGTGAACTCCGGATTGTGAGTCTGATCCATCCCCTCGTTGCGGAAGATGCGCCCGATCTCGTACACCCGCTCGAAACCTCCCACAAGCAAGCGCTTCAAGTGGAGCTCGGTCGCGATGCGCAGATAATTCTCCTGATTCAACGCGTTATGGTGCGTTATGAAGGGCTTCGCGGTCGCCCCGCCCTGTATATTCTGAAGAATGGGCGTTTCGACCTCGAAGTAGCCATCCGCATCCATGTGACGCCGAAAGGCCGAGAGAATCCGCGAGCGCTTCTCAAAAGTCGAGCGCACCTCATCGTTCATGATGAGATCGACGTAGCGCTGGCGATACCGGGTCTCCTTGTCGGACAGACCGTGGAACTTCTCCGGTAGAGGGCGAACGCTCTTGGCCAGAAGCGCGACGCTTGTCGGGGCGATGGAGAGCTGACCGCGACGCGTGCGGACGACGCAACCGGATACGTTGACGATATCGCCCAGATCGAGATCGCGAACAAGGGCCCAGTCCTCATCGCGCATGTCATTGATACGGCAGAACAGCTGAATCTCGCCTGTCGGATCGCGCACCACGATAAAAGCGATCTTGCCCTGTCCGCGCTTCGCCATCACGCGACCTGCGACGCTCACGATATCAGTGGTGCTTTCCCCGTCGGCCAGCGAGGCATAGGCGAGCTCGAGCTCGGCAACATGGTGCTTCGCTACGGTCTTCTCGGGATACGGGTCGCCTCCATCGGCGATCAGCGCCGCGCGCTTCGCCAAACGATGCGCGCGCTCGTCGTTTATCGTAGCATCCGGCAAAGCGCCATCTTCCTCAGAAGCGGAAGATTCGCGGTGATCAGACATCTGGACTCCTCCGAAAAAAGCTCCCCGAGAGCAAGGCTCGAGGAGCGCTTGAACGCTATGGGCCCTGAAGCCTAGCGCGAGACCTTGGTGATGGTATAGGCGCGCACGGTACCCGAGGGCATCGTGACCTCGACGGTCTCGCCCTCAGCGCGACCGATGATCGCATGGCCCACCGGTGACTCGTTCGAGATCTTGTGCTCCAGTGAATTCGTCTCGGTCGTGCCCACAAGAGAGACGTCGGTCGCCACGCCATCGGCGTCCACAAGCGACACCGAGCTGCCGATAGATACGGTAAGTGAATGACCGGTTGCCTTCACCTCTTGAGCGTTCGCGAGAATCGCTTGGATCTCGACGATCCGAGCAGCGTTCTTCGCCTGTTCGTCCTTCGCATCGTCATATTCGGAGTTCTCTGAGAGATCGCCGAAATCGCGTGCGATCTTGATGCGCTCGACGATCTCCTTGGAAAGCGTCGTCTCCCGCCAGTCGAGTTCATCGACCAGTTTCTGGCGACCCTCGGGGGTTAGAACTATCTCATTTGCTTCCATGCAACAGACTCCCTGTTCTCGTGCGATCAAAACAAAACGACCGGCCCATTCATGAAAGAAAGCCGGTCGTCATTCACCTGCGCACAGCACGGTGCTACTCGGCGTCCTCTTTTTCTTGAGCTTGTTCCTTTTTCTTCTTTGCTGCGGCGAGCTTTGCCTCAAGCAGGCGAATCTCCTCATCCTCGGGCACGTTGGAGGTCTTCTCGACCTCAGCGGTCTCCTCGTCGTCCTCCATGCCCTCACGGATGCTCTTGACGGTAGACCCCAAAGACTTGCCAAGTTTCGGAAGGTTCTTCGGACCGAGCGCCAGCAGCGCTATGACAAGAACAACGATCCATGGAAATACACCTTTTGGCATCATACGGTTTCCTCCCGGTTGCGCATCAGTCATGCCGAACGAGTATACCGCCCCAAGGCGGTCGAGACAACATGCTCATATTGTACACGTTCGCAGAAACAGTCCCCGTGCTCCTGCACGTATCTCGCAAGCTGCACAACTTATCCGCAGCCCCGAGTGCGATCGCGTCCCAATCCGCATCGACACCGATACCGAATCCTCTGCGCATCTCCGGCTCGCGGCACCGGCTGACTCGTCCTGCGCAGCGCGCCGGAATCGACGGTCCATGCGGTGAGCGTCCTGCATGCTTTTCAGAAAGCAAGGGACCCGCAAGGGCCCCTTGTTGAGAATGCGATGGTCGGGTTGACTGGATTTGAACCAGCGACCCCCGCGTCCCGAACGCGGTGCTCTACCAAACTGAGCCACAACCCGAATCGAAGCTATCGTAGCAGAATGCGGCGCGCGATGCTAGACGTCAGACGCGGAGAGCCGGGACTTTTTCATCTTTGCGGCGCAGCTCCACCATCCGCGCTCGCGTTCGGCGGCGATGGCGATCGCGTCCGCCGTCTCGATCGTATCGCATAGTGCGTAGACGCACGAACCGGATCCGGTGAGCTCGACCGCGCGGGCCTCAGATCGGGAGCGCATCCACTCGAGCACGTGTCCGATCTGCGGATCAAGCTCACATGATGCCGCTCGAAGGTTATTGGAGATGTGACGGGCGACGCCGGCACCATCATGTTCTCTCAGCGCCTCGAGCATCGGATCGATCGGCGCGGGAGGCACCGGGGCCCTATCGAAGCGCGCGTAGGCCTCCGCCGCGGTGACACCTGTCGATATCGGCTTCACAAGCGCTACGGCAAGACCGCCGAGAGGTTCGAATATCTCCGCAGGGCGATCTCCCGCCTCGTCGCAGTAGACGAGCGCACCAGACAGCAGAAACGGCACATCCGCGCCGATGCCGCGCGCTGTTGCGCGCACTCGCTCATCGGCCGGATCGATCCCCCAGGCTCGACACATGCCCACGATGACCGCCGCCGCATCAGCTGAGGGCCCGCCCAATCCCGCGCGAATCGGAATCCGCTTCTCGACCTCGATCTCGACGCAGGGCTTTCGGCCAAATGCCCGTCCGAGAGCCGCAGCCGCGCGATGCGCGGTGTTGC
It encodes the following:
- a CDS encoding DMT family transporter, coding for MLFIATVLAGMLSPMQSAVNGQVGKELGDGNLSAVVSFASGLVVMTIIILSQGSTRKGFASIPHKITAHRIPWWNWVAGCCGAMVVFSEGATASVLGVATFQTTLISGMVISGLACDRLGIGVDSKQPFSIPRVLGAILAIVATVLVVLPNWQMPKVIALAVLPFLAGLLAGWQPAGNSAVARETGSMLVSITWNFLVGFCILASVLLVRFAMGQVTPGLPSDWWMYLGGPLGLLSIALMALLVRGLGLLLLGLASTAGQLIGSVLIDWLVPALGNQVYFVTILGAFVALVGAGIAMMPSAQKPL
- a CDS encoding glutamine amidotransferase → MAKVLLAGESWITATTEYKGCDSFTNTKLEIGCSALLGSLRQQGHTVTHLLAHDVPEKFPWTKGELDQYDVVLLSDIGSNSLALSDDVFAKGIPSVNRMNLLKQWVEAGGSLMMAGGYLSFAGFEGKAHYHGTPIEDILPVQIQPCDDRIEAPEGLRPKPVEANAITDGLGEFPPILGYQKLIAKNESKTLMTVESDPLLVVGNPKKGRTLAYATDIAPHWASRDFMDWQHYGRFFSRCIDWLSGSISE
- the lysS gene encoding lysine--tRNA ligase — its product is MSDHRESSASEEDGALPDATINDERAHRLAKRAALIADGGDPYPEKTVAKHHVAELELAYASLADGESTTDIVSVAGRVMAKRGQGKIAFIVVRDPTGEIQLFCRINDMRDEDWALVRDLDLGDIVNVSGCVVRTRRGQLSIAPTSVALLAKSVRPLPEKFHGLSDKETRYRQRYVDLIMNDEVRSTFEKRSRILSAFRRHMDADGYFEVETPILQNIQGGATAKPFITHHNALNQENYLRIATELHLKRLLVGGFERVYEIGRIFRNEGMDQTHNPEFTTMEAYRAYSDLEGMKALAQGVIKAANAAVNSSERIDYQGRAIDLSGTWVSRPMAEIVSEALGSPVSLDTRVEELRAHAAAHGIEVEAEWTAGRLIAELYDEIGEPTIIDPTFVCDYPVEVSPLAKRRRDDPRLTHRFELVIAGHEYANAFSELNDPVDQAERFRRQVEEKASGDDEAMEYDADFIRALEYGMPPAGGIGIGVDRVVMLLTNSASIRDVLLFPHMRPEA
- the greA gene encoding transcription elongation factor GreA, giving the protein MEANEIVLTPEGRQKLVDELDWRETTLSKEIVERIKIARDFGDLSENSEYDDAKDEQAKNAARIVEIQAILANAQEVKATGHSLTVSIGSSVSLVDADGVATDVSLVGTTETNSLEHKISNESPVGHAIIGRAEGETVEVTMPSGTVRAYTITKVSR
- a CDS encoding twin-arginine translocase TatA/TatE family subunit, which translates into the protein MMPKGVFPWIVVLVIALLALGPKNLPKLGKSLGSTVKSIREGMEDDEETAEVEKTSNVPEDEEIRLLEAKLAAAKKKKEQAQEKEDAE
- a CDS encoding 4-(cytidine 5'-diphospho)-2-C-methyl-D-erythritol kinase — protein: MIERAIRVFAPAKVNLYLGVHAQTDARGYHRVDSVMAALDLTDTVTVAPASDSTLTVRMRPNLDVATERNTAHRAAAALGRAFGRKPCVEIEVEKRIPIRAGLGGPSADAAAVIVGMCRAWGIDPADERVRATARGIGADVPFLLSGALVYCDEAGDRPAEIFEPLGGLAVALVKPISTGVTAAEAYARFDRAPVPPAPIDPMLEALREHDGAGVARHISNNLRAASCELDPQIGHVLEWMRSRSEARAVELTGSGSCVYALCDTIETADAIAIAAERERGWWSCAAKMKKSRLSASDV